In Xiphophorus maculatus strain JP 163 A chromosome 9, X_maculatus-5.0-male, whole genome shotgun sequence, the genomic window AAATCACCTGGCTGCAGTCAGGAGGACCAGGGCTGGGAAACCCTGCTCTCAGAACCCAGAAAGCCCGACTGTCTCCATGGTGATAATCCAGAGTCCACCTGCTGAGGGAGAGCAGGTGGGCGGGGCCTGTGCGTGGGCGGGGCCTGTGAGTGGGCGGGGCCTCACAGCGACCTTCGTCCCCTCAGGCAGCTGCTCTTCAGACCTGCGGCTGCTGCTGGACGCTGATCAAGGTAAGAGAGATTCTGTTGTTCAGGTGATTTGAGGCCAGAGGCTGACCAGATGTTTGGGTCCGTTAGGGGGCGGGGCTGTGGGTCAGCTCGGTCcagaaacaacacacacacacacacacacacaagaacacacacacacacacacacacacatacagaggaACACACGCAAAAATTCTCAAGacaggaacacacacactggTTCTGGCCCGGCTCAGCGGGCGGTTGGCTATCGGCTGCCAGCTGCGGGAGCGGCGTCTTATCAGCCGGTCGCAGGCggagctgcagctctgaatGTTCTGGTGGTCCGGGTTCTCACTGTCTCATCagatggttctgatccagattgATTGCTTCTGGACTGGTGTCCAGAACCAACTTTAATCCCAATTTATTCCAAAGAACCAACTCCtgtacaaaataatgaaaaatcaaaCCAGTTTAAACCAGTATAGAGGCAGTTTAAATGGAAACGGTCCAGAACCAGTTTAAAAGCAGCATGAAACCAGTGCAGATGGATCTAACCCAGTTTGAAACCAGAGTAAACAGAACCAGTCCAGAACCCTGTAGAATTCAGTATGAAACCAGTTTCAAACTGGATCAGTTGAACCAGTTTAGATGTCAGTGACCTGAGTCGGGTTCTGGTTTTAAACACACCTGTGCCGAGCCCAGTAAGGGCGGTTCTGTGGGTCAAccaccaacagaaccagcatgAGATCCAGTTTAAGACTGACTTACTGGGACTGTTGAACTGGAAACCAGTGTAGATCCGCACAGTTTAAAAGCTCCTGTAAGAACAGATGCCGTCAACACCCGGACCGGGTCCATCAGAACCGCCGGTATGAGCAGGTTTATCTCTGGACCTGATAAGAGGCGGGTTGTTGCATCAGGTGACCCGAGCCGCTCCTCTCTGGGGTTTTAAACTCATCTCTGATCAGTCAGACATTCCTTTGCTCTGTGACTTCAGTTTCATTTCTCCCAGCCCAGCTCAGACTCTATGGGGACTACAGATCCCACAATGCTTTGCAAACGCCCCCCAGGACTGCCTGGGTGTTGCTGATCAGTTTATTGCTCCTTGGCTTCAGTAATTGTCTTTGCTGTTGTTTCAGAGACTCTGCACCGAAGACTGTTTGCCTGCTTGGTCCCCACAAAATTCTCAGACATCCATAGACGGTTCTCCCCCCTGTGGCTCCACAACGCCCCCTACAGGCATGGACAGCTCCCCCAGGAGGTGGGTGCTGAAGCCTCTGTCCCCCCTGCTGCAGCCCTCAGACCTGAGAACCATTGTTGGGCCTGCTCCTGGCCTGGGGGACCGGGACTCTGGCTCCTGGGAGAACGATGGAACCTGGAACGGCCTAGTCGAAGTCCGGCATGTCACGGTTCAGGATGGGGACTCTAGTGGTGATGAGTGGCAGCCCAGCAGTCCTGGTAGCAGCTCTGGCTCTCAGAGCGGCTTCTACTCCTTTGTGGAGGATCCCAGGAGTCCGGAGGCGGAGCTGAACGAAGCTTGGATGGTGTCACCACAGCGCCAGGCTCAATTGGCCGttctgaaaaaagagaaaggattCAAACTACAGACCTACAGCAGCAACAAGAAGCCAGAGAGTCTGTTCTCAGAGAGCAATGGAGACTATCAGTACATGGTGGATCCCAACAATGGGATGAAAATCATagatgaggatgaggagaagcagcttcgTAAGATGATCATCCACAGCCAGGCTGTTAGGAGGAGCcaaccagaaccacagaaccaAGAGGAGGTTCTGGATCCCATCCTGTCCACAGATAGACTGATAGAGGGGTTCAGTTTGAGCTTCAGTCCTGTTCTCTCCAGACCAGAACCTCCTCAAACCGCTGCGCCAGGAGCCGTGGTGAAGGAGCAGATCAACTTTGGTGCAGCCCGACAGAAGTTTCTACAGATAGAGCAAGACCAACTGACACAGATGCTCAGTCCTGTCCGGTCACCCAGAATCCTGTCGGACTTGACTCCAGAATTGGATTCTAATGCTTATGTGTCAAGGAAGGTGAAGGTCTATGGTGCCATGGAGGCAGGCGATAACATGACTCCATTTAGACCAGCAGGCGGAGATGAGATGGATCTTCAGAGGAGAGTGACAGTGCTCCGATCTGATGGCAGTCTGAGTAGAGAGAGTAGCATCTTTGAAGACTCTGGCCATGAGGAACTGTCAGTAGAAGTGGCTGGAGGCTACACCAGTGATGATGGCCTGCTTGATCACCACAGGAAATCCAAGGTGTTCCCTGAAACCCCCATTGAGAGGGAGATCCGATTAACTCAGGAACGTGAGGCAGAGCTACGGAAATCTCGAGGCCTGAAGCACAGCAGTGGTCAAGCGGAGATGGTCAGAATCGAAACCAGACGTTCACTGCTGTCCCTGACACCTGACAGAACCTTCGAAAAGAATCCACTGAGCTTCATCCTCCACAGAAAAAACCAAAGGGAGGAGAGCCCTCAGCAACCAGAGATCCAGGAACCAGATGGCAGAGCTAATCTTCCACAGCTGGGGTACAAGAGAGAAGAGCCTGACTCACACTCAGGAGACAAGCCTGAGTCCGATTCTGGAACAGATGAAGTGTTCCTCTCTCCATGCTGTCCTCACCGACATCCTGATGAGTCCTGGTTCTCCCAGACAAACTCAACCACCTCCTTATTCACACCAAGGGACTCTGAGGTCAGAAAACAAATGGGTTCCTCCCCTCCTGCTTCTCTCACACCAACAACCATGCATGAACTAGAGCTTCCTCAGAGCTGGAGGAAGAACCTGGAGTCCACAGGCCTGCAGTCCAGAGGGCAAGGAGCTCCTGACTTCATTGAGAAGGAGATTGAAGAAGCTCTAAAAAGAGAACAGGAGCTGAGAGAGCTGAGGAAGTCCATGAAGGAAACCAGCCGACCCATCTTCTCTCCTGCTCCTCTGGTGGAGCAGGCATCCAGAACGGCCATGAGGCAGTTCTACCCGCCACTTAAAACAGGTACCAGGTTCCTGTCCTAAGTTTAATGGCACCGGCTTTTTAGTATCAGTTTTAATgagagataaaaaatatttacattgagGCGTGATGTTGGATCTATTGTCACTGAGATGAATTTGAACCCCAGGTGGTTTTGGAAAAGGATGCTCATGTTCACTGCAGTTCCTGTCAAATTCTCTTTGGCCATTTTCACCAAACTGTTCCATCCTCATCCAGCTCGTCCCACACAACCGTGTAGAGGAAACGGGTCGGTGGGGTGACACAGCAGGCGGTATTGTTCACTCCGCCCCGCCCTGCACGTGCCTGGCCGTGAAGCCAGCTGATCTCGCTCGGATTACGGACAGAGGCGGGTTGACTGCAGCTCCCTTCGCCGGATCAGTATTCTGCTGTCAGTTAGTGGAGGAACATTACCTCGGTGTTCAGATAAAGGAACCCTCTGGGATCAAGATTCTCACTGCTGGTTTCTTTGGGCTGCTGCTAAGATCTGTCATTTCTAAAGAACCCTGAGCCATGTTTATGGGAAGCCTCAGCTTCATAGTTTTTCAAGGTTCTGATACTGGGTTGGTGTTTCCCAGGAGGTCCAGACTAGGCCAGAACCGGGCCTGCTCCAGGTCAAACCCGCTGCCGACACAATGAGTAACCTAATGAGGCCAGAGTCCAGCGGACTGAGTCAATTAGTAACAGTTTCTGACTCAGAGTCCAGTCTCTGTCAGAAGGCCTCCTCAGGAACACCACACCTCCTTCAAGGAGAACAGGGCTGTCCTTCCTGGGGTGGCCTGTGGGGGGCAGTGTCTCCAAGCAGTAGAGTGTTGGAGATCCATTCAGGTTAACTGTTGATGGACATGAAGCAGCTTCTAAAGAGGCGTTAGAACTCCTCTAGAACCAGAACATGGAGGTCCTATTTGCTTGTGGTTAATGTCTCAGGTATCCCTCAGGGTTGTGTGTTAGCATGCCTGTTAATATACACGTTGTGCTTCCTTCCTGTGTCTCAGAGAAACCCGCCAGTCTGTCTTCGTCCTCTCCTCATCTCAGCGTCCTGCTGCCCTCCGGCTCCCTCGTCACCGCTAAGCCCTGGACCTCCTCGGCGTCCCCAGCCTCTTCCTCCCCATTGGCGGTCCGGACGGTTCCTCGAGGTTTGACGGAGATGCTGCTGCAGGACTTTGAGGAACACCGAGCCAAGCTGAAGTTGGAAGAGAGCGCTGTGAGtctcctgcttttattttggtagtctCAGCCTGAGAGGTGGGACTTCCTGTCTGAAGATGTTTGTGTCTTTCAGTACGCAGGAATCCAGCCAGTTGATGACATCAACAATGAGGTGAGCACTGGAGACCCTGAAATGGTGCAGCATGGAAACCAGTTACAAAAGTTACAGAACCAACCCCAGCTAGAACACAAGATAATCAACAGACTCAAAGTGTCCACAGAACCTCTGGAGAACCTGGCCCAATCCATTATAGAGCAGTACTTTTACCTTGAAGGGAATCTGTGAGCTTTATTCTGAAAAGCTATTTGAGAGTTTCTGTAGAACCCAGAATGTTTAGTCCTCAATTGATGTCTGTCTAAGAGGTTCTGACCCGATGGTTCTGGTTTACTGGGTCTATGGAGGCAGCCATGATGCAAAGAAGAAGTTGAGTCattggttgctatggtgattccCGCCTTAACATCTCTTCAGCAACATTCTGAAGATTCCTGCAATAATTCCGTAGATCCGGGTCAAACAGAACCGTCAGTTGGTCCAGTTCTCCGGACCAACTGATCCTACAGCAGAGGGAGACGTGGAGATGAAACTGTGGTCAGAAAAGGAGTTTAAATCCAAAAGGTTTTGAACATCTCACCGGGTCTCAACCATCAGCACTCTAAGCTTTCTGTAACCCAGTTAGACTTTGAATGATGGTTCTGCTGGACCAGCGATCGCTGGCCCAGTTGGTTCTCAACTCGTAGGCTGAAGACATGACATGTGTTTAGCAAGTGGCTAGTTAGCATGTCTAGATTTCTGGATCAACTGTCAGATCTTCGGGAGTTTGAGTTATTTGGACCCTGTCACTAAagacttttactttgaaagacTTCACTGACTGGTTCCACATGCATCTATTCCATCACCATGATGTCCCCTCCGTGTCTTGTCTCAGGTGGTGGAGTCCACTCGAGTCGTTCGTCATAAGAACCAGAGAGCGCTGCTGTGGGAGGCTGGGCAGTTCGCCAACCAGGACAACCAGTGAGACCACCAGGACCAGATGCAGgaccagatccagaaccaagTGTGGACCAATCCTGAGCAGGGTCATGGGTCAGCAGCATCAACTGATGCACCCTTATAGACAGGATGTTCTCACCTGATCCAATCAGCTGCTGAGTAAACGTCCAGTGGAGACAATTAGTCGCTTTCAGTCTAACCTCAGAGAGCAAAGCAGGAGTTTGattttgacacttttaatttgacaaaactaAACAGGAAGTCAGTAACTGTTCATGATTGAAACTGATgcagcaaaataaatgaaacccTAAAATCCGTTGATTGTTGGAGTTCTGCTGTTTGCCTGGATGGGTTCTGGACTTGAGAATGGACCCACTTTGCAGAGAGCAGAACTTCTTGCACGCTGAGGTCAGAGCCTGCTGTGACATCACTGACCCAACCCACAGGTGGTGGAGCCATGTTAAGAACCTCAGGTTTCTCCACCAGACCGGAAGCAACCATATTTGCAGGTGATCCCAAGTAACCTGTAGTCCTTCCCAACCAGCAGGGTGTGCTCTGATTGGCCGGTGGAGAAGCTGTTCACTGACAGGCATTCTGCTAATGCTCCCGCagtaatgttgaaaaaaactgattttaatctctgagttttttccttcattaaataaagaataagTACATCTGCAATACTGACTGGTGGTTTCCTTGTTTTTATATTGCAGAGTGTAACTATTAACAACATATCTGgtcagtgattcttgagaaggGGAACAAATTGGGTTTAAATTTtcccaattttaaaaaaaatgattcctcaagcttatgtacacaaatatgacaaataatgttttagaaatgtaaagatgataaggtgcaggctcccagttgcaatttttttttaaattacttttttaatggACCTGACCCAAAACTTTGTCATCACCATCTgaccaaaacaaatttaaaatgtttttttaatgactctgttagtgatatttttactcagttttacagacaaatgtttctcaagaaacaaaagaaataaaacaaaaaacaacataaagtccatCTGACGGAGTTAACACAGAACTGAAGGTTTTGACAAACtagtgagtaaaaagaaaaacgtgatacatgtgaagtaatgacatttatgtaaaatgaatgaaaatgaactaACTGCACATTTAAGTGAGATTTGTCAACATTATCACTGAAAGAGTCACAATGTCAGTTAAAAACTGATGGAGTCGACAAAATGCCAAACTACCTCAATACGATGTTATTCTGAAGGAGGCCATATTGTAGCTCATCAGGTCCATCAAATCTTTacagtttaaacatttatttcacaaaaagtcATCAAAGTTTTGTAAATTGTCAGTTATGGTGTTGACACATCATGGTTGTGACAAACAACttaggaataaaacagaagaaaaaaactaaagaataacaTAAGCTAACTAGCTTAGTCTAGCCCTGTtagcaaaggaagagaaaggaagacGTCATGGGGTCCTCAGAGGTTCTGATGCCCCCAATAtcgcctgatttttttttacattctttttatgtttggtggtgttgacaaaaacttgggacaaatttcaattgagttggaaaataaataaaaattatttttaattcaatttattgatacttttataattatttatttgaatacttataCTTAATTGTCATAATATATGATCTTAgtattcttttaattattttaaactattataatgtaTTGAGTTCTGCTCCAGGACAAGGGATTTTAAAGACACCATCCACTTActacaaagtttaaaataaaaaatattcagcaaacaccaggaaaacatacattgttgtTGCTGATACGGACCAAATTCTAATTGCAAAAGAAATGAGCAACTTTTACCAAAACCTTTATTGCTCTTCTTTTTCAACCCCAGACTCCGACCTTCTGCTAGACCAAGTCAAAGACTTTGTCCCTCAAATCTCTGATGATTTCAAGGAAAACTGTGACAAAGATATTAATATggaagggttagggttagggttatatAATATGGAAGAACTAGACAGCGCCATCATGTGCTTGAAGCTGGATAAATCTCCTGGCTCTGATGGCCTTACTGCCAGTTTCTACAGAAACTTCTGGGATGTTCTCAGAGAATTTATATTCCAGGTTTTTAAAGAGATCTTGTGTGATAATTCACTTCCACACACcgtgaaacaggaagtcatcaccCTGAAACCCAAACAGGAAGAGACAACAAGGTTCTAGACAACCACCTTCTACACTGTGATTATAAACTACTGACGTATATCTatacaaatagattaaagaCTGGCCTTAAAGACGTTATTTCTGAAACACAGACAGGTTTTATGTCCAGAAGATCTATACATGATAACATCAGGCTGGTGCAGGATTTACTCCAGTACAGTGACCTGACTGAGGATAAAGGCTTCATCCTTTTCCTAGATTTCTACAAAGCCTTTGATATGTTGGaacatcattttcttttcaaagttttacacaTGTTTGGATTTGGACCAAACTtctgcagaataataaaaagcttttataaCAAGTTCAGCTGCTCTGCCACACGGTGCGTCTCCACGGTTCTCCATTAATAGGGGAGTAAAACAGGGCTGCAATATTTCCCTGTTTCTCTTCATCTTAGCTGTTGAAATGATgagtattttcataaaaaactcaaacagaCCCAAATTGAAAGTTTTAGATGACCAATTATAATCAGTCAACtagctgatgacaccacagtttTTTGAAGAGTCTAGACCAAACCCCTAAAGTACTTGAGTTAATTAATACTTTCTCCAAAGCATCAGGATTGACCTTTAACCTGCAGAAATGTGAACTGATGGCGATTCATGGCTCTGATCTGATGGAAGCTTATAGTATCCCATTAAATCCTCAGTTAAATATCTGGGAATTTTAATGACTAAAGATGCTAAACGCAGTGAAACTGTTAACATAgagaataaaatacagaattgCAAATCTCAGTTAAATAGAAGCTCCAAAGAGATCTGAGCCTGTTTGGGAGAACCTGTTGAACCAAACCtaacaaatacattaaagctaTAAATCAGCTGAACTTTAATTTCATCGGGAAAAATCGAGTCCACTACTTAAAGAAAGCAAATCTGGTTAAAGACGTTAAAGATGGAGGTTTACAAGCTGTTGACTTTGACTGTTTAAATGCGGTCTTAAAGGTAAACTGGTTGAAATCTTTTCTAATGAATAGAAATAGTTTCTGGTTTTGTCTTACCAaaggtttgtttaaaaaaattggatGCATAGATTTTGTTCTTAGATGTGACTTTGGTGTCAACAGACTTCCTGTTAAGATATCTGCCTTTACAAGCAGGTTTTGTTGTGTTGGAAACTAATGTACACACACAACTTCACTCCTCACCAAACTCCATCTGGAACAACAGATCTGTGTTACACAGGAATCATCTCTGTGTTTGGATCACTGGATGGAAAAAGGTATTtggtccagaagacattttcTTAATGACAGTAGAGATTGGTTGTCTTATGATGAATTTTGCTAATTGTATAATTTGGACTGCTCAGATACTCAGTTTAACACAgtaatgacctctgacccctctgCAGTCAAATATCTggttaaaatataaacattcaaTCAGCTAATCTTCAGTTACTTCAACTGTTTGGATTTAACCTTTTGGATAAAAGTAATCCTAACAAACCGATGCGTCAGCATCTAACTAACTTTATATTTCCTGTCCGACCAAATAAAAActccattttaaatttgttttctgattcagAGGTTAATAAGTGGAGAACCGCTGACCTTAAATCTCCTCTAAGTCCTAAAGCTAAagaagttcattttaaaattctcaaTAACTTTTTTCCATCCAGGGAATTATTAAGACAAAGATTCAACTTTGATACCAACAGCTGGACCTTTTGTGACAACGACTGAAACAACAGATCGTCTCTTTTTCTATTGTGTgcaaactggaacattttggaGGAACTTTCAGGACTGGATCTCATCAAAACTTTCCTCCATCATCCCTTAAAAAGAGAGGATCCAATATTTGGAAAAACCCACAGAGACAGAAGAACCTCATTCTTCACAACCTGCTGATCCTCACCAAATTCTTCATCCACTCCTGTAAATGGGAAATAGAAATCCTGACTTTTCAgcctttaaaaaccttttaatggACAAAAATCACTTCAGAAccttaaaactgatgaaaaacaagcagaaatgaATACAGCTCTTGGACGACTAGAATgatctgaatttatttgaaaactaaagcccctttgtctttttctgtttgtttttgtcgttCTGCTATCCCTCTGTTTGATGTCtgataaattttatttatttatatttctattattctttttttattatttatttattttttattgtcttgtaAGTATATGTGTGCCTTAAGCCTGTTAGACTTGTTTTCTTCATGTATGTACATGCCATGTGATATTGTACacttgttcaaaatgtttaataaaaaaatataaaaaaaaacattgttgtgCTGATATGGCCCAGGTTAATTtagtcaaatatttgaaaaaattatattttgtgtgtattttattcaaattgtgTGCTTTATCCATAGGACCTGTTTTGTCCCTCTTTTCAAGAATCACTGTGGTCTGAGTTTCAGATGTGATTTTGTGGTGTTTGATGGATATTGCCCGTTTTGTCAGCAGATTGAAAACACGTATATTAATATTAAGTCTTTAAATATCATTCTGCTCAAATATCTCCtagaagtttaaataaaaaacaccagCAGGTGGACGGTGGTAAACAAGAGCGCTTTAAACGCGTTCTGAAAGAGCCTGTCAGAACGCGCAGAGGGTAAAATGGTCCTCCCATATGGGTCTATGGGTCCTCCGTGTAGTTCGGGCTGCCCGCGGCGCCTTCTCAGTAATCAGCAGACAGGTTTAACAGAGCGTAATGGAGATTATCTATAAAGAAATTGAACTTAACGCCAAAAAGAAAACGGAACACTGTTTATGTGAAACTTGTTGATGAGATGCTTTAATAATCCAGTTTTACATTCAGGCAGCTGTTTGTACAGCCTTAGTCTGATTGGGGGTGGGACCGAGTCTCGCTGTTTTACCACACAGTCTTTAGCTCCATTTCTTGAATAGACCTCAGTTCTACTAAACCCGGCTTGGTTCGGCCTTGTAATTCATATTAAAGTTTCACtctacagttttgttttttcctgagACTGAAAAAGATTCTTTATTTTCTCGCCGCTTAATCAGTCAGGTAAGCTAAAAACAGCAAGCAGATGCTAGCATCTactgaaaaactgaattaaactgGTCAACCAGCGAACTTTAAACACCTCCAGCTTCTGGACCTGGTTCCGTCTGAGAACGGGTCCAATTCGGctgcagttttactttaaaaaggcTGTTCTTATAAAGGATAAGTATAGATTTCTGCTAAAATCCAATCAAACCAACGGACCCAACCTGGCTTAAATGAGCAGCTTTTAAAGGGAATTCTGAATTGATCAGAACCGAGCCTATTAAACAGGATAATatgatttaaatctgaaaatgtatttattatttttcccagTTTCCATAAGCAGTGCGACCCCTGCTGACAAATGCTACTGAGCCTTTCCCAGTTTACACCAGAACTGAATGCTTGACCTACGAGAATCAGAACCAGTAAACGGACTTTACCTGGAACACAAAGCCTCaccagatgtttgttttctctcaagTGAGGCGCCCACCTGTccttgttcttcttctgtggttcaGTCATGGAGCTGGCCTATGTATGCGACTGGGAGAAGCGTCCAAAGAGCACCCACTGTCCGTCCGTCCCACTGGTGAGTTCCTGGTCCTGCAGGAACCTGGTGGCCTTCACCACCGACCTGAAGAACGACGATGACGACATCAAAGGTAGGCAGGGACCAGAGACCCGGAAAAACCCACTTTGACCCAATCAGAACCCACTCTGACCCAATCAGAACCCGTTCATCTTCCAGATGTTAGTCACATGATCCACATCATCGACACAGAGCATCCGTGGGACGTTTTCTCCATCAACTCTGGCCACAGAGAAGTAATTTCCTGTCTGGAGTGGGACCAATCAGGTGAGCTTTACCCAAGTCACCTGTTGTCCAGGTTCTGTAACTCCTggaggttctgacccagttcttCAGGGTTTTAAATGATGTTTCCTGGTTCTCTATTGTGTCTCGATGTGTTTTAACCCGGTCCCGACCCGGTTCTGAAGGCTCCCGCCTGCTGTCGGCGGACGGTGACGGCAGGATCCGGTGCTGGTCGATGTCAGAGCACCTGGTGAACAGCTGGGAGAGCACCCTGAGCAGCTCGGTGGACGGAGACCCCATCGTGGCTCTGAGCTGGCTGCACAACGGCGTCAAGCTGGCGCTGCATGTAGAGATGGTGAGGTCACTTCCCAGAGGCCCGGGCCGCGCAGGGCACGGCCGGGCCTTACCTGTCCTCTCTGCCTTACCTGTCCTCTCTGCCAGTCTGGCTCCACCAACTTTGGAGAAAAGTTCTCGCGGGTCAAGTTCTCGCCGTCGCTGACGCTGTTCGGCGGGAAGCCGATGGAAGGCTGGCTGGCGG contains:
- the LOC102234222 gene encoding mitotic interactor and substrate of PLK1, which codes for MFQYTPPWKVLVFSLDSENKRLCTEDCLPAWSPQNSQTSIDGSPPCGSTTPPTGMDSSPRRWVLKPLSPLLQPSDLRTIVGPAPGLGDRDSGSWENDGTWNGLVEVRHVTVQDGDSSGDEWQPSSPGSSSGSQSGFYSFVEDPRSPEAELNEAWMVSPQRQAQLAVLKKEKGFKLQTYSSNKKPESLFSESNGDYQYMVDPNNGMKIIDEDEEKQLRKMIIHSQAVRRSQPEPQNQEEVLDPILSTDRLIEGFSLSFSPVLSRPEPPQTAAPGAVVKEQINFGAARQKFLQIEQDQLTQMLSPVRSPRILSDLTPELDSNAYVSRKVKVYGAMEAGDNMTPFRPAGGDEMDLQRRVTVLRSDGSLSRESSIFEDSGHEELSVEVAGGYTSDDGLLDHHRKSKVFPETPIEREIRLTQEREAELRKSRGLKHSSGQAEMVRIETRRSLLSLTPDRTFEKNPLSFILHRKNQREESPQQPEIQEPDGRANLPQLGYKREEPDSHSGDKPESDSGTDEVFLSPCCPHRHPDESWFSQTNSTTSLFTPRDSEVRKQMGSSPPASLTPTTMHELELPQSWRKNLESTGLQSRGQGAPDFIEKEIEEALKREQELRELRKSMKETSRPIFSPAPLVEQASRTAMRQFYPPLKTEKPASLSSSSPHLSVLLPSGSLVTAKPWTSSASPASSSPLAVRTVPRGLTEMLLQDFEEHRAKLKLEESAYAGIQPVDDINNEVVESTRVVRHKNQRALLWEAGQFANQDNQ